The Lycium barbarum isolate Lr01 chromosome 12, ASM1917538v2, whole genome shotgun sequence genome includes a region encoding these proteins:
- the LOC132622918 gene encoding small polypeptide DEVIL 4-like translates to MKMSNGDGANESSKKKMSSRRLGKFLKEQRGRLYIVRRCVVMLLCWHD, encoded by the coding sequence ATGAAGATGAGCAATGGTGATGGTGCAAATGAGAGCTCCAAGAAGAAAATGTCAAGTAGAAGACTTGGGAAGTTTCTTAAGGAGCAGAGAGGAAGGCTTTACATAGTGAGAAGATGTGTAGTCATGCTTCTTTGCTGGCATGACTGA